From one Streptomyces chromofuscus genomic stretch:
- the pfkB gene encoding 1-phosphofructokinase, whose protein sequence is MILTVTPNPSLDRTYEVPSLERGGVIRAGGERMDPGGKGVNVSRAVAAAGRRTVAVLPLGGAPGALVADLLDAQGIKVAPVPIAGATRSNIALAEADGVLTKINAPGPELSAQEQELLFQTVRAEARDTDWIACCGSLPRGLAPSWYAELVARAHAGGARIALDTSGRALLEALRERPDVVKPNAEELSEAVGRPLATVGDALKAAEELRERGARAVLASLGADGQLLVDSAGIWFGTARVDVVRSNVGAGDSSLAGFLIAGGYGPKALASAIAHGAAAVRLPGSVMPTPDDLDPAAVTVTSDVPVDRELKEPVS, encoded by the coding sequence ATGATCCTCACCGTCACCCCCAACCCGTCCCTCGACCGCACCTACGAGGTCCCCTCCCTGGAGCGCGGCGGGGTCATCCGCGCCGGCGGCGAGCGCATGGACCCCGGCGGCAAGGGCGTCAACGTCTCGCGCGCCGTCGCGGCCGCCGGCCGGCGCACGGTGGCCGTACTGCCTCTGGGAGGTGCGCCGGGGGCGCTCGTCGCCGACCTGCTCGACGCACAGGGCATCAAGGTCGCGCCGGTCCCGATCGCGGGCGCCACCCGTTCGAACATCGCGCTCGCGGAGGCGGACGGCGTCCTGACAAAGATCAACGCGCCGGGGCCGGAGCTGTCGGCCCAGGAGCAGGAGCTGCTCTTTCAGACGGTGCGCGCCGAGGCGCGGGACACCGACTGGATCGCGTGCTGCGGCAGCCTGCCGCGCGGGCTCGCCCCCTCCTGGTACGCCGAGCTGGTCGCGCGGGCGCACGCCGGGGGCGCAAGGATCGCGCTGGACACCTCGGGGCGTGCGCTGCTGGAGGCGTTGCGGGAGCGGCCCGACGTGGTGAAGCCCAACGCCGAGGAGCTCTCCGAGGCGGTCGGGCGGCCCCTGGCCACGGTGGGCGACGCGCTGAAGGCGGCCGAGGAGTTGCGCGAGCGGGGCGCACGCGCCGTGCTGGCGAGTCTGGGCGCCGACGGGCAGCTGCTCGTGGACAGCGCGGGCATCTGGTTCGGCACCGCGCGCGTGGACGTCGTGCGCTCCAACGTGGGCGCCGGTGACTCCTCCCTCGCCGGCTTCCTGATCGCCGGCGGCTACGGCCCCAAGGCCCTCGCCTCCGCCATCGCCCACGGCGCGGCCGCCGTCCGCCTGCCCGGCAGCGTGATGCCGACGCCGGACGACCTGGACCCGGCGGCGGTCACGGTCACCTCGGACGTGCCGGTCGACCGCGAGCTGAAGGAGCCGGTGTCATGA
- a CDS encoding DeoR/GlpR family DNA-binding transcription regulator, producing the protein MYAPERQQEILRIARDGGRVDVLSLAEEFQVTAETIRRDLKALDRAGLVRRVHGGAIPVGRLDFEPDLAERESTAADEKDRIAKAALAELPTEGTMILDAGTTVARLAAAIPLEATLTVVTHSLPIAARLADHPGIQLHLVGGRVRHRTRAAVDAWALRAYGEIRADVLFVAANGFSADHGLTTPDLAEAAVKRAAVAAARRVVLLADSLKHGQEHFARFGDLSDVDLLITDSGLSPDDAAAIERGGTEVVRA; encoded by the coding sequence ATGTACGCACCGGAGCGGCAGCAGGAGATCCTCCGTATCGCCCGTGACGGCGGCCGGGTGGACGTGCTGTCGCTGGCCGAGGAGTTCCAGGTCACGGCCGAGACGATCCGCCGCGACCTGAAGGCCCTGGACCGGGCCGGTCTCGTCCGCCGGGTGCACGGCGGCGCCATCCCGGTCGGCCGCCTCGACTTCGAGCCGGACCTCGCCGAGCGCGAGTCCACGGCGGCCGACGAGAAGGACCGCATCGCCAAGGCGGCCCTCGCCGAGCTGCCCACCGAGGGCACGATGATCCTCGACGCCGGCACGACGGTGGCCCGGCTGGCCGCCGCCATCCCGCTGGAGGCCACGCTCACCGTCGTCACGCACAGCCTGCCCATCGCGGCCCGCCTCGCCGACCACCCGGGCATCCAGCTCCATCTCGTCGGGGGGCGCGTACGGCACCGCACGCGCGCCGCCGTGGACGCCTGGGCGCTGCGGGCCTACGGCGAGATCCGGGCGGACGTCCTCTTCGTGGCGGCCAACGGCTTCTCCGCCGACCACGGACTGACCACCCCCGACCTCGCCGAGGCCGCGGTCAAGCGCGCGGCGGTGGCCGCCGCCCGCCGCGTGGTGCTGCTCGCCGACTCCCTCAAGCACGGCCAGGAGCACTTCGCCCGCTTCGGCGATCTGAGCGACGTGGACCTGCTGATCACCGACAGCGGGCTGAGCCCCGACGACGCCGCCGCCATCGAGCGCGGCGGCACGGAAGTGGTACGCGCATGA
- a CDS encoding toll/interleukin-1 receptor domain-containing protein: protein MVEALLGSPLVADQRSRALLVELIGDGLGRRPVLREQPTAQVQVVEIVRYCLATRGGPSALSSAVRLLEGDSHTASTVARLVREWTSLRGGEHQQAATALPDAAPPGRRRDFLLSYSPVGRDWANWISWHLEAAGFTVLAQERASSPDRIARDALERGLSECDRILAVLSPAHTPSPGGGRERPTARDESSLGVAHRLIPVRVTPLTRYDPPAGTVWIDLVDSGPEEARRRLLDGIGGVRTAPAEPLTPPRFPG, encoded by the coding sequence ATGGTCGAAGCGCTCCTCGGGTCACCCCTGGTGGCCGACCAGCGATCACGAGCCCTTCTCGTCGAACTGATCGGCGACGGCTTGGGGCGCCGCCCCGTCCTGCGGGAACAGCCCACCGCCCAGGTACAGGTGGTGGAAATCGTCCGCTACTGCCTCGCCACCCGGGGTGGACCGTCGGCGCTGTCGTCCGCCGTGCGCCTGTTGGAGGGGGACAGCCACACCGCCTCGACCGTCGCCCGCCTCGTGCGTGAGTGGACGAGCCTGCGGGGCGGTGAGCATCAGCAGGCCGCGACGGCGCTGCCCGACGCCGCGCCCCCGGGTCGACGCCGGGATTTCCTCCTCTCCTACTCCCCCGTCGGTCGCGACTGGGCCAACTGGATCTCCTGGCACCTGGAGGCAGCCGGATTCACCGTGCTGGCCCAGGAGCGGGCTTCCTCGCCGGACCGCATCGCGCGGGACGCGCTGGAGAGGGGACTGAGCGAGTGCGATCGGATCCTCGCCGTACTGTCCCCGGCTCACACGCCGTCCCCGGGCGGGGGCCGGGAGCGGCCGACAGCGCGGGACGAAAGCTCGCTGGGCGTGGCCCACCGGCTGATACCCGTCAGGGTGACCCCGCTCACGCGGTACGACCCACCGGCCGGAACGGTGTGGATAGACCTGGTGGACTCGGGCCCCGAGGAGGCTCGCAGACGCCTGCTGGACGGCATCGGGGGTGTCCGCACCGCCCCGGCCGAGCCGCTCACGCCTCCTCGGTTCCCCGGCTGA
- a CDS encoding VMAP-C domain-containing protein, with protein MTTGSRGASAGSASAIRERIRADTLSLLLAMRTLEDRQARALLVELVGEAVGRRVVVREQTTAQLQFLELVRFCAAQEDGLVGLARTLPMLEQDCPEALVMRQLADEWAAVQSLTGLSEVTDSWQFLCESLGTLPVSSAMRVALVRAATDARLSAPPPHAETPWHDFLHLAGHNAAPGGLPPWMLYLDRSTAHMDPRTAVEVLARNRQWARTCDLAVRLDQERARPLPAPIPARRHQEYLAIHITPDPLESGFYTLAHAFMSDARGLGWEHGDAPVRVPEEGLQPAVGSIIRQIERTGGDRSAQLWLEFVLPFELLNLPVHWWPRDTSEVPHVPLTVDYPIVVRSLDRLQNSAWHRFWRHRWEQLGVGEHASKSVFMNVPRTNGRHLRGLEARLSDNEHLVALVLSEPPLRDREDGRRELQAALRSGLPVVIWHGAGNSTAEFRAALSTLLDEGLQRFPARVAAFRRQAAIDADDGDATHLGRHLMVLWDDPDRKPVHPEVG; from the coding sequence TTGACGACTGGGAGCCGCGGTGCGAGCGCCGGGTCGGCGTCGGCCATACGCGAGCGGATCCGTGCCGACACCCTTTCCCTGCTGCTGGCCATGCGCACCCTTGAGGACCGTCAGGCCAGGGCGCTGTTGGTGGAGCTGGTCGGTGAGGCGGTGGGCCGACGGGTGGTGGTGAGGGAGCAGACCACCGCACAGCTGCAGTTCCTGGAGCTGGTCCGGTTCTGTGCGGCGCAGGAGGACGGGCTGGTGGGCCTGGCGCGCACGCTGCCGATGCTGGAGCAGGACTGCCCCGAGGCTCTGGTCATGCGGCAGCTGGCCGACGAATGGGCCGCCGTGCAGTCGCTCACCGGGCTGTCCGAGGTCACCGACTCGTGGCAGTTCCTCTGCGAGTCCCTCGGGACGTTGCCGGTGTCGTCCGCGATGCGGGTGGCGCTGGTCCGGGCGGCCACGGACGCCAGGCTGTCCGCGCCGCCACCGCACGCCGAGACCCCCTGGCACGACTTCCTGCATCTGGCGGGCCACAACGCGGCCCCCGGCGGGCTGCCTCCCTGGATGCTCTACCTCGACCGGAGCACGGCACACATGGATCCCCGCACCGCCGTCGAAGTACTGGCCCGCAACAGGCAGTGGGCCCGCACGTGCGACCTGGCCGTGCGTCTGGACCAGGAGCGGGCCCGTCCCCTGCCGGCGCCGATCCCGGCCCGGCGCCACCAGGAGTACCTGGCCATTCACATCACACCCGACCCGCTGGAGAGCGGCTTCTACACACTGGCGCACGCCTTCATGTCCGACGCGCGCGGCCTGGGCTGGGAGCACGGCGACGCACCGGTCAGGGTGCCGGAGGAGGGATTGCAGCCTGCGGTCGGCTCGATCATCCGGCAGATCGAGCGGACCGGCGGTGACCGATCCGCGCAGCTGTGGCTGGAGTTCGTCCTCCCCTTCGAGTTGCTCAACCTGCCCGTGCACTGGTGGCCCAGAGACACCAGTGAGGTGCCGCACGTACCGCTCACGGTGGACTACCCGATCGTCGTCCGCAGCCTTGACAGGCTGCAGAACAGTGCCTGGCACCGGTTCTGGCGCCACCGCTGGGAGCAGTTGGGGGTCGGCGAGCATGCGTCCAAGTCGGTGTTCATGAATGTTCCCCGCACCAACGGCCGGCATCTGCGCGGCCTGGAGGCCAGGCTCAGCGACAACGAGCATCTCGTGGCCCTGGTGCTGAGCGAGCCGCCGCTGCGTGACCGGGAGGACGGGCGGCGGGAGCTGCAGGCGGCCTTGCGCAGCGGTCTGCCCGTGGTGATCTGGCACGGCGCGGGCAACTCCACAGCGGAGTTCCGGGCCGCGCTCAGCACGCTGCTCGACGAAGGGCTGCAGCGGTTCCCCGCGAGGGTCGCCGCGTTCCGGCGTCAGGCGGCCATCGACGCCGACGACGGGGACGCGACGCACCTGGGCCGGCACCTCATGGTCCTGTGGGACGACCCCGACCGGAAACCCGTGCATCCGGAGGTGGGGTGA
- a CDS encoding AAA family ATPase, which translates to MPASTEPWDIYRGTGRPGTREEWPEPPAWRRYGGGPDLPAPPSEDFDASVLLGDPERPLPPVPEEVDRVNAALRLRRPLLVSGEPGTGKSSLAYRISRELGLGRVLRWQITSLSTLQEGLYGGDGRLGPLGTAFLPHRRPRVLLIDHLDQAEIALPEDLCSVLSAGGFSLRGAPPDREMRVAADDDPATPLTLPGPVVRCHAFPVVVITTSGARDLPYALVRRCVGLRMPRPSPELLRAVAAARFPADGPGAPAADMIDAFLDRAARDEGSLVERFLDALHLAVGGALEAVTAQGRSWQEAVDTVWQWTAAEEP; encoded by the coding sequence ATGCCTGCGAGCACCGAGCCGTGGGACATCTACCGAGGCACCGGCCGCCCCGGCACCCGCGAGGAGTGGCCCGAGCCACCGGCATGGCGCAGGTACGGGGGCGGTCCTGATCTGCCGGCTCCGCCGTCCGAGGACTTCGACGCCTCCGTCCTGCTCGGCGACCCTGAGCGGCCGCTGCCACCCGTGCCGGAGGAGGTGGACCGGGTCAACGCGGCACTGCGTCTGCGTCGTCCGCTGCTCGTCAGCGGCGAGCCCGGCACCGGCAAGTCGTCGCTTGCGTACCGCATCAGCCGCGAACTGGGCCTCGGTCGTGTGCTGCGCTGGCAGATCACCAGCCTGAGCACCCTCCAGGAGGGGCTGTACGGCGGTGACGGCCGGCTCGGGCCGCTCGGCACCGCCTTCCTGCCCCACCGCAGACCCCGGGTGCTGCTGATCGACCACCTGGACCAGGCGGAGATCGCGCTGCCGGAGGACTTGTGCTCGGTGCTGTCGGCCGGCGGCTTCTCCCTGCGCGGTGCGCCGCCGGACCGTGAGATGCGGGTGGCGGCGGACGACGACCCGGCCACCCCCCTCACGCTGCCCGGCCCAGTGGTGCGCTGCCACGCCTTTCCGGTCGTGGTGATCACGACCTCGGGGGCCCGGGACCTGCCGTACGCCCTCGTACGTCGCTGTGTCGGCCTGCGGATGCCCCGGCCCTCGCCCGAGCTGCTCCGCGCCGTCGCCGCGGCCCGCTTCCCGGCGGACGGACCCGGCGCGCCCGCCGCTGACATGATCGACGCTTTTCTCGACCGGGCCGCCCGCGACGAGGGATCCCTCGTGGAACGGTTCCTGGACGCTCTGCACCTGGCCGTCGGCGGAGCCCTGGAGGCCGTCACGGCTCAAGGGCGAAGCTGGCAGGAGGCCGTCGACACCGTGTGGCAGTGGACCGCGGCGGAGGAACCGTGA